From a region of the Candidatus Sulfotelmatobacter sp. genome:
- a CDS encoding methyltransferase domain-containing protein has translation MNGPLAPADLPALGAEVALLDVRLESEFAAGHLRGSGHLPADELLPRRAELPPRDMAVAVLAASAEQARRAAQALESMGYAEVGWLAAPLASTATLELEAGPPARLWRPAPFLVERIDELPRGLAADLAAGSGREAAFLAERGFTVEAWDAAPEALERAADLARRAGAELRTVVADLERGRPTLPESRYALVTCFRFLHRPLFPAMARALIPGGHLVYETYRVGQEKFGRPKRPQYLLEDGELARSFQSLGLEVLRYEEPSPSRGPITARLWARRPA, from the coding sequence ATGAACGGACCGCTCGCTCCCGCCGACCTGCCCGCGCTCGGGGCCGAGGTGGCGCTGCTCGATGTGCGCCTCGAATCGGAATTCGCCGCCGGGCATCTTCGCGGCAGCGGCCACCTGCCCGCCGACGAGCTGCTGCCGCGGCGCGCCGAGCTGCCGCCGCGCGACATGGCGGTGGCGGTGCTCGCCGCGAGTGCCGAGCAGGCGCGGCGTGCGGCGCAGGCGCTCGAGTCCATGGGCTACGCGGAGGTCGGCTGGCTCGCGGCGCCGCTCGCTTCGACCGCGACGCTGGAGCTCGAGGCCGGTCCGCCGGCTCGACTCTGGCGGCCGGCGCCATTCCTGGTCGAGCGGATCGACGAGCTCCCACGCGGCCTGGCCGCGGATCTGGCCGCGGGCTCCGGGCGCGAGGCCGCGTTCCTCGCCGAACGCGGCTTCACGGTCGAGGCCTGGGACGCGGCGCCCGAAGCGCTCGAGCGCGCCGCGGATCTGGCGCGCCGCGCCGGGGCCGAGCTCCGCACCGTGGTCGCCGATCTCGAACGAGGCCGGCCGACGCTCCCGGAATCGCGCTACGCGCTGGTCACGTGCTTTCGCTTTCTGCACCGCCCGCTGTTTCCGGCCATGGCGCGAGCGCTGATTCCGGGAGGACATCTCGTCTACGAGACCTACCGCGTCGGACAGGAAAAGTTCGGGCGGCCCAAGCGCCCGCAGTATCTGCTCGAGGACGGCGAGCTGGCGCGATCGTTCCAGTCGCTCGGTCTCGAGGTGCTGC